From Bacteroidales bacterium:
CCTACCTGGATCAGGATAAGAGCACCAACGGTTTTGAGTCTAAATACTCCCTCAATTACCTCAACCATGATCTGGGGATGTATCTTTCCGGTGGCTGGCAGAGCTGGTCGGTGCGCTTGTCTTCATCCTATTCCCACCGGGCCGGTAAATATTTGAAATACGATTTTGAAAAACAAGCGTACACAGGAGAAGTAGAATACCAGCCAGCCTGGGTTTTTGACGGAAAAATGAGCTATACCTGGGATCAATGGACTTTCGGTCTTGAGGTAACCAACATTTTTGACAACAAACATTATGATATTGGAAATGTAAGAACCCCGGGAAGATGGATTAAGGTTCATGTGGGAAAACATTTTGACCTGTAAAGATATTTATCTATGCATTGTGCAGCACTACCAAAGTCTTGTACACCTTTGCCAAAGTCTTGTCCACTGCTCCCATGGTCTTGTGTACCGTTGCCACGGTCTTGCCTGTTGATTATTACTTTTTCTTGTAATTGTATTACGAACCGGGCAGGCTGTTGGGAATGGAATAGACAATGAGCAGGAGCAATGCCGCTATCACATAATGCCTGGGTCTGGATTTTTTTCTGTTGGATAGCACTGCTGTGGTCCATCCGATGAATGCGATCAGTGTTTTGTTGTCGGTCAGATCCCAACCAAAAGGAATGCCGGTCCATGCATTGCCGGATGTATAATATTGCACGGCCGCTTCCAGTATAAATCCTCCTATTATCAACAATATGAGTGTAATATAACCGTAAATCCTGTAATTTCCGATTTTTCCCAATGCAAATAAGCCGGCGATCGTGGAAAACAGCATGGTCAGAACCATTGTTATCATATGAGGAAGCTGTATACCTGTTGGTGCCTCCCCTCTAAAATGAATAACAAGAGGGTCGTTTCGGGCAATATAAATGATGCGTTCGCTTGCCCTCATCCCTATAAAATATTGGAGCTTGGCGGCAGGAGGCTGACCGGGCAGATAAGCAATCTGGCCGGTCTCATTCTCTCTGAAAGCAGTTGACTTCCAGTCTTCATCGGTGGAATACTTTTTATAGAAAAGCACCCCCTCTACCGAAGCCGGTATCGGCAGTTCTATGGCACAGCTATCCGTTCCGCTATGACGTTTGGGGAGGACGGTTGTATATTCTTTGTTCTCAATCTGAAAACGCACTTCTTTTTCATAGGCAGGATCACTTGTTCTTTGATAAATCGCTGCCGAAGCCGTTATAACTATAGCCAGTATCCAGAGCCATACCTGTTTGTTCATTTTGTATTTGGTTTATAATGGATGCAGTTCCCTAAGGTTTTGCATCATACCTATGATGGCTTATTTGACGGTGAAAGTATCTTGAAATGTGGCTATGTTGTCCATTTCATCGCTTATATATAGCTCGACCTTATGCGTTTTTGCATTGGAAAGCCTGCTTTTGTCAATTTTATAAGTTAACAGATCGTTTTTGGGATCGTATTCGAACAAGGCCCATTCTCCGTCAATAAATCCATTATAGTGTTTGATGCCCGAAAGTTCATCTTTTATTTTATAACTGATCTTTTTATTGTTTGACCGAAAAGGCGTTATAGTGGGCTTATCGTTATCCACCATTATAATGTACTCTCCGAGTTTTCTTACCTGGGCTGAAATGAAGCCATTGACTTTTTCACTGCCTGCATAAACGTATTCATCCTCTTCAAGATAGGCAATGAAGGCTTTATCTTCAAGACCTGCAGGTAATTTTCCGGTTTTAATGGATAAGGTGTAATTTTTATGCACAGCAGTGTATTTGTTATGGATTTGGTGGAGATCGGAATGGAAATTTTCCCCTTTCATCTTCTGTTTATCGTATTCAAAATACACGGTATCATAAAAGGCATTTTTCGGAAAATGCAGCTTAACTCCCTCCCGATTGAATTGATTTTCCTTGTTATAAGGCATGACCTTTTCATATGCCTGTTCCTTATCCCGGGGCTGATGATTGGCATTTGATCCGTCAGTTCCTTGAACATCAAAACTTAAGGTGGAGGTGTTGCCATATACATCCGTTACTTCATATTGCACCTGATGGGTGGCATCGGTATCGAAGTTGTAATATCCATCGTTCCTGAGAAATTCATAAATGCTTAAGTTGTTGTGGGGTTGAACAAAAGATTTCTGCAGTGTACTGTTGTTCCTTATTTTTGATTCATAATCAATAAAGCTGTTAATATAGCGGGTCTCTGAGAATGAAAATTCATCCATCGTGTGTTTATATATCAGCGTACTGTCAATATAGAGTTTGAGTGAGTGGATCCCGCACCAGTTAGGAGTTCCGTTTAAAAAATCGAAGGTTCTTATGCCAAATCCAACAGGCCCGTGCAGTTTGAGTTTGTTTTCTTCCGCCACCTTGTATTGATCGTTCTCTGAAGATACTGCATCCAGTATCAGCTTTTCATTTTTTCCGTTGATGATGCTGTGTTTGTTACGTGGATAAACAGCCAGATTGAATATCTCGGGGGCTATATTGTCCGCAATATCAAATTTATAATGCAATGGGTTAATTGGGTGTTGGTTGGTTATTTTTCTGATTTCGAAGTGGAGGTGAGGTCCATCGGAGCTACCACTGTTTCCTGAATAGCCAATCAATTCACCCTGTTTAACCGGGAATTGATTTTTTTCGGGAAAGAGTTGTATCTCAAAAGATTGATTTTTATATTGACGGTCTTTTATGTAAGAAGCTATCTGGTCGTTGAAAGCTTTAAGGTGTCCATAAACAGAGGTTACCTCTTTTTCAGGATGATGAATATAAATGGCTTTTCCATATCCGTTCGCTGCTACCCGGATTCTGGAAACATATCCGTCATCAATGGAAAATACTTTATGGCCTGAAACCCCCTGGGTCTTGATATCAATTCCGGCATGGAAATGATTGGATCTGAGCTCCCCAAAGTTGCCCGAAACCCTTAAAGGAATTTCAAGAGGGGGATGGAACCGGTTTGTGATGTCGCTTGTCTGGGTAAAGGCAGAGGCAATAAACACAAATTGAAACAGAAACAGAGTCCATGGAAAAAATTTGTTACATTGCCTTGTTATGATTTTGGAGCATGCGGTTTTCATATAGTGATACCTTTTAATACCTTACCGGTCAAATTCTTGCTTTTTTTGGCAAAACTTGCCCGGTAAGGTACTGAAAACATCAAATCTAATATTATTTTGAATTATAAAAAAAGCCCCGGGTTTATTTTTTTATTTCCGATTCCTGTATTATTTTTGTAAAATAGAAACCATAAGAAGAATGGACAATGTGGATCAAAATACCGTGGATGAGCTTAAAGTGAAGGTCAGGAAACTGATGGAGCTTTATGAGCGTTCAAAATCACATAATGTTCAGCTTCAAAAAGAAAATGAATCTTTAAAAAAAGAATTGGAACAAAAAAAATCTGAAATAGCCGGTTTCGAAAAAAAATATAACAATTTGAAACTGGCAAAAAGCTTGGCATCAGCGGAGTCTCCCCATGAGGTCAAGATTAAAATTAACAGGATTGTGCGGGAAATTGATAAGTGTATAGCACTTTTAAACAAATAGGCAATATTAGGTAAGCGGAGATGGCAGAGGATAAATTATCCATAAGAATAAATCTTGCAGATAGGTATTATCCGCTGAAGATAGAAGCGAAGGATGAAGAGCGGATACGAAGGGCTGCAAAATTGATTAATGAGAAAATATTGCAATACAGACAACGTTATGTAGATAAAGACAACCAGGATTTTTTGGCAATGGCAGCTTTGCAGTTTGTTATTAAATACCTGGAGATTGAAGAGAAGGCGGATAATCAACCTATTATGGAAGATTTGAAGGAATTGAACGAGGAATTGGAAGCATACTTTAGGAATAGGAAATAAACGTTCTTTAAAATATTAAGAGATACCCGCATAGTTCCTTAATGGCTGAAAAACTCAACACTTATCAAATTGGAGCCAAAGCTCAGACGGGCAAGAGCAGGCCCCAGCCCCACCATTGGCGGGGATTCTTCCGCTTCTAGCGGAAGGACAGGGGAAACTCGACCTCGGATGGCAGCTCCACCCATGTCGATACTGGGGTTTTATCCAGCATTAAGGTTACTTATGCGGGTTTTTTTATTTATTAAATCTTAATTAAAAATATAGTCATATGATAACAACACAAATATTCGGAACCATCTCTCATCTGACTCTGTATATTATCATCGGAGTTGTTGCTTTTGTTGCGGGAGGATTCCTTTCCTACTTTCTGTGGCAAAAGGCATTAAAGAAAAAGAGAGACGAAATAATAGACGATGCCAAAAGCGAGGCAGAAGTTATAAAGAAAGATAAGATTCTCCAGGCTAAGGAAAAATTTCTGCAGTTGAAATCGGAACATGAGAAAGAGATTAATGAGCGAAACAATAAGGTACAGGCCGCAGAAAACCGTGTGAAGCAGAAAGAGAACAGCTTATCACGGAAGATGGAAGAAACGGAAAGGAAGCGTAAAGAGCTGGATGCCATCCGTGATAATTTACAGAATCAGATGGATGTGGTAGAAAAGAAAAATGAAGAGCTGGACAAGCTTCGTAAACAGCATATTGAGCAGCTTGAGACTATATCCGGTTTATCCGCTGATGAAGCAAAAAATCAGCTTATGGAATCGCTTAGAGCAGAAGCAAAAACAGAAGCGATGTCCACGATGAATGAAATTGTGGAAGAAGCGAAGATGAATGCCAATAAAGAAGCCAAACGCATCATTGTTCAGACCATTCAGAGGGTAGCTGCTGAAACCACTATCGAAAATGCCATTACGGTATTTAATATTGACAATGATGAGATTAAAGGAAGAATCATTGGAAGAGAAGGAAGAAACATCCGGGCTCTTGAAGCCGCAACAGGTGTAGAAATCATTGTTGACGATACTCCTGAAGCCATAACCCTTAGTGCATTTGACCCCATCAGGAGAGAAATAGCACGCCTTTCTCTGCATCAACTTGTAACGGATGGCAGAATACATCCTGCAAGGATTGAAGAGATCGTTAAGAAAACTGAAAAGCAAATTGAGCAGGAAATTAATGAAGTGGGCAAGAAAGCGGCCATTGACCTTGGAATACATGGTTTACATCCCGAATTGATCCGCCTTGTCGGAAAAATGAAGTACCGGTCGTCGTATGGCCAGAATTTGCTTCAGCATTCCCGGGAAGTAGCCAATTTATGCTCTATCATGGCATCTGAGCTGAATCTGAATCCCAAAGCAGCTAAAAGAGCAGGAATACTGCATGATATAGGGAAAGTGCCGGATGATGAACCGGAGTTGCCACACGCCTTGCTGGGAATGAAACTGGCTGAAAAATATAAGGAAAAGCCTGAGGTAGCCAACGCCATAGGTTCTCACCATGAGGAAACCGAGATGAACAGTTTGATTGCCCCTGTGGTTCAGGTTTGTGATGCCATTTCCGGAGCCCGGCCAGGTGCACGACGTGAAGCTGTAGAATCTTATATCCAAAGGCTTCGGGATCTGGAAGAACTGGCATTGTCATTCGATGGGGTCACAAAAACCTATGCCATTCAGGCCGGCCGTGAACTGCGCGTAATTGTTGGCAGTGATCAGGTGAATGACAGCCAGGCTGATAAATTGTCCTATGAGATTTCTAAGCATATTGAAAATCAGCTTACTTATCCTGGCCAGGTAAAAGTTACCTTGATTCGGGAAAAACGAGCTGTTAATTATGCTAAGTAAATCTTACCGCAGCTTTAGCTGCAAACAAATTTTTCATAACCTGATGATAGGTATCGTTTTCAAAATTAACCAAATAACTTTAAGATCGGCCCAAAGAAAGGCCTACCAAACTTTAGAATTTAAATTGCAGCAAAATTTTGCTAAAAAAACAAAATTTTTAGAAGTGATAGCATAGAATATTCCAAAAATCATGTAACATTGGAATTACATGGAAAAGAGCCTGTATAAGCTGCAGGTTCTTTTTTAGTTGGTGGAGAGAGAAATCACACAATTTATTTATATTTGTATGAAGCAAATTTCTATTCTATGAGACCAATCAACATGGTAGATCTGAAGACTCAGTATCATCGGATGAAAGATGAAATAGACGGAGCCATCCAGGATGTACTGGAATCTACTGCCTTTATTAAAGGCCCCCAGGTAAAAGCATTTTCCAAAAATTTGGCAGAATATCTCAATGTGCAGCATGTTGTTCCCTGTGGCAACGGCACCGATGCACTTCAGCTTGCTTTAATGGCTCTTGACCTGAAACCCGGAGATGAGGTGATCACTCCCGATTTTACGTTCATTTCCACGGCTGAGGTGATTAAATTGCTGGGCCTTGAACCGGTTCTGGTGGATGTTGACCGGGAAAATTTCAATATTTCGGTGGACAAACTACGCGAAGCCATTACCGACAGAACGAAAGCGGTCATTCCGGTTCACCTTTTCGGGCAATGCGCCAATATGGATGAGATCAACCGCCTGGCCCGGGAAAATGATATCGTAGTGATCGAGGATGCTGCGCAATCCCTGGGTTCCGAATATTATACTAACGGCAGCTACCAAAAAGCCGGTACGATAGGTGATATAGGATGTACTTCCTTCTTCCCCTCGAAAAATCTGGGTTGCTATGGTGATGGAGGTGCCGTTTTTACCAATGATCCTGAGTATGCGGATAAAATAAGCACCATTGCCAACCACGGTTCACATAAAAAGTATTACCATTCCAGGGTGGGTATCAATTCCAGATTGGACACCCTTCAGGCAGCCATTCTTGATGTCAAGCTCCGGTATTTGGATCAGTACAACCAGGCCAGGCAGAAGGCAGCCGAATTTTACAACAGGGAACTGCAGACAATAGAACAGCTAACCCTTCCATCTGTTACCGGTAAGTCTAAACACATTTATCATCAGTATACGCTGATTCTTGAAGAAGGTGTAAACCGGGATGATTTTAAAGAATTTTTAAAGTCAAAAGGGATACCATCTATGGTTTATTATCCCGTTCCCATGCATTTGCAGGAGGCATTCAACGAAGGAAAGTATTCCGAAGGGGATTTTCCTGTTTC
This genomic window contains:
- a CDS encoding cell division protein ZapA — protein: MAEDKLSIRINLADRYYPLKIEAKDEERIRRAAKLINEKILQYRQRYVDKDNQDFLAMAALQFVIKYLEIEEKADNQPIMEDLKELNEELEAYFRNRK
- a CDS encoding M23 family metallopeptidase translates to MKTACSKIITRQCNKFFPWTLFLFQFVFIASAFTQTSDITNRFHPPLEIPLRVSGNFGELRSNHFHAGIDIKTQGVSGHKVFSIDDGYVSRIRVAANGYGKAIYIHHPEKEVTSVYGHLKAFNDQIASYIKDRQYKNQSFEIQLFPEKNQFPVKQGELIGYSGNSGSSDGPHLHFEIRKITNQHPINPLHYKFDIADNIAPEIFNLAVYPRNKHSIINGKNEKLILDAVSSENDQYKVAEENKLKLHGPVGFGIRTFDFLNGTPNWCGIHSLKLYIDSTLIYKHTMDEFSFSETRYINSFIDYESKIRNNSTLQKSFVQPHNNLSIYEFLRNDGYYNFDTDATHQVQYEVTDVYGNTSTLSFDVQGTDGSNANHQPRDKEQAYEKVMPYNKENQFNREGVKLHFPKNAFYDTVYFEYDKQKMKGENFHSDLHQIHNKYTAVHKNYTLSIKTGKLPAGLEDKAFIAYLEEDEYVYAGSEKVNGFISAQVRKLGEYIIMVDNDKPTITPFRSNNKKISYKIKDELSGIKHYNGFIDGEWALFEYDPKNDLLTYKIDKSRLSNAKTHKVELYISDEMDNIATFQDTFTVK
- the rny gene encoding ribonuclease Y, which gives rise to MITTQIFGTISHLTLYIIIGVVAFVAGGFLSYFLWQKALKKKRDEIIDDAKSEAEVIKKDKILQAKEKFLQLKSEHEKEINERNNKVQAAENRVKQKENSLSRKMEETERKRKELDAIRDNLQNQMDVVEKKNEELDKLRKQHIEQLETISGLSADEAKNQLMESLRAEAKTEAMSTMNEIVEEAKMNANKEAKRIIVQTIQRVAAETTIENAITVFNIDNDEIKGRIIGREGRNIRALEAATGVEIIVDDTPEAITLSAFDPIRREIARLSLHQLVTDGRIHPARIEEIVKKTEKQIEQEINEVGKKAAIDLGIHGLHPELIRLVGKMKYRSSYGQNLLQHSREVANLCSIMASELNLNPKAAKRAGILHDIGKVPDDEPELPHALLGMKLAEKYKEKPEVANAIGSHHEETEMNSLIAPVVQVCDAISGARPGARREAVESYIQRLRDLEELALSFDGVTKTYAIQAGRELRVIVGSDQVNDSQADKLSYEISKHIENQLTYPGQVKVTLIREKRAVNYAK
- a CDS encoding DegT/DnrJ/EryC1/StrS family aminotransferase, with amino-acid sequence MRPINMVDLKTQYHRMKDEIDGAIQDVLESTAFIKGPQVKAFSKNLAEYLNVQHVVPCGNGTDALQLALMALDLKPGDEVITPDFTFISTAEVIKLLGLEPVLVDVDRENFNISVDKLREAITDRTKAVIPVHLFGQCANMDEINRLARENDIVVIEDAAQSLGSEYYTNGSYQKAGTIGDIGCTSFFPSKNLGCYGDGGAVFTNDPEYADKISTIANHGSHKKYYHSRVGINSRLDTLQAAILDVKLRYLDQYNQARQKAAEFYNRELQTIEQLTLPSVTGKSKHIYHQYTLILEEGVNRDDFKEFLKSKGIPSMVYYPVPMHLQEAFNEGKYSEGDFPVSEELCRSVLSIPMHTELSEEQLNYITETIKQYFAS
- a CDS encoding TonB-dependent receptor, with translation YLDQDKSTNGFESKYSLNYLNHDLGMYLSGGWQSWSVRLSSSYSHRAGKYLKYDFEKQAYTGEVEYQPAWVFDGKMSYTWDQWTFGLEVTNIFDNKHYDIGNVRTPGRWIKVHVGKHFDL